A genomic window from Solanum dulcamara chromosome 11, daSolDulc1.2, whole genome shotgun sequence includes:
- the LOC129873285 gene encoding proline-rich receptor-like protein kinase PERK8 translates to MASPGSPPSFFPFPVFPSASPSNATSGSPPAPPPDSSAPPPPPPPPPDASASAPPPPPDASAPPPQSPSPPAPDSPPPSESKSLPPAESPPPPPPTEAAPPPSASPPPKPSVSPPPPPPSPKAPPPASSPPPPSKDSPPPAPPPSPPPPPPAVSPSPPPPVKHHSPPPDSPPPAPVANPPQNSPPPPALAPPPASLPSTPPPNPLTSPPPSISPPAPPNNTSPAGAPPPLLVPRLPTEKPTAKSTIPNPAITADSSTRNGGGNKTGSVVAIGVVAGFLAFSLVIIAVWFTRRRKKRERSFNLNYLGPSPFASSPNSDTSFLRSRSQHSTYLAPTGSQSNFMYSPDHGGIGNSRSCFTYEELSEATNGFSPDSVLGEGGFGCVYKGVLNDGREVAVKQLKSGSGQGEREFRAEVEIISRVHHRHLVSLVGYCISEQQRLLVYDYVPNNTLDHHLHGKGMPTMDWATRVKVAAGAARGLAYLHEDCHPRIIHRDIKTSNILLDINFEAQVADFGLARLAGDASSTHVTTRVMGTFGYLAPEYASSGKLTEKSDVYSYGVVLLELITGRKPVDQSQPLGDESLVEWARPVLAHALETENFEDVVDPRLGNNFVASEMFRMIEAAAACVRHSGSKRPRMSQVVRALDSMDELSDLSNGVKPGQSGIFESREQSAQIRMFQKMAFGSQEYSSDFFNYSQGSYRS, encoded by the exons TCCCTTCAGCTTCACCTTCAAATGCTACTTCTGGTTCACCTCCTGCTCCTCCTCCTGACTCTTCagctcctcctcctcctcctcctcctcctcccgACGCTTCAGCTTCAGCTCCACCTCCTCCTCCTGACGCTTCAGCTCCTCCTCCTCAATCCCCTTCTCCACCAGCTCCGGATTCTCCTCCTCCATCAGAGTCAAAATCACTTCCGCCGGCAGAATCTCCTCCACCCCCACCTCCTACAGAAGCGGCGCCACCGCCTTCAGCATCTCCTCCGCCAAAGCCATCAGTGTCACCGCCGCCACCACCACCTTCTCCTAAAGCTCCTCCACCAGCCAGTTCTCCACCCCCACCATCAAAAGATTCTCCTCCTCCTGCTCCTCCTCCTTCCCCACCTCCTCCGCCTCCAGCAGTTTCACCTTCTCCTCCACCACCAGTGAAACATCATTCACCACCCCCTGATTCTCCACCTCCTGCACCTGTTGCAAACCCACCACAAAACTCCCCTCCACCTCCTGCATTAGCGCCCCCTCCGGCCTCACTGCCATCTACCCCTCCACCTAACCCCTTAACATCTCCACCCCCTTCTATTTCTCCTCCTGCACCCCCAAATAATACTTCTCCAGCTGGAGCTCCCCCTCCATTACTTGTGCCTCGCCTTCCTACAGAGAAGCCCACTGCTAAATCAACTATCCCTAACCCTGCTATCACTGCAGATTCAAGTACCAGAAATGGTGGGGGGAATAAGACGGGAAGTGTGGTGGCAATTGGTGTTGTAGCTGGGTTTTTGGCCTTTAGCCTGGTGATTATTGCTGTCTGGTTTACACGTAGAcgaaagaaaagagagagatcATTTAATCTCAATTACCTGGGACCCTCTCCATTTGCTTCCTCACCAAATTCAG ATACATCATTCCTGAGATCAAGGTCTCAACATTCCACTTATCTAGCTCCAACTGGCTCGCAAAGCAATTTTATGTACTCTCCCGACCATGGTGGTATTGGAAATTCAAGATCATGTTTCACTTACGAAGAATTATCTGAGGCAACAAATGGATTTTCTCCTGATAGTGTTTTGGGTGAAGGTGGGTTTGGATGTGTTTACAAAGGTGTTCTTAATGACGGAAGAGAAGTCGCTGTCAAACAGCTGAAAAGTGGAAGTGGACAAGGGGAACGTGAGTTCAGAGCAGAAGTTGAGATTATCAGCCGTGTGCACCATCGCCATTTGGTTTCACTTGTTGGTTACTGTATCTCAGAGCAGCAAAGGTTACTTGTCTACGACTATGTGCCAAACAACACGCTTGACCATCACCTTCATG GTAAAGGCATGCCAACTATGGATTGGGCTACCCGAGTAAAAGTAGCTGCTGGTGCAGCACGTGGACTTGCTTATCTTCATGAAGACT GTCATCCCCGCATTATCCATAGGGATATCAAAACATCAAACATTCTCTTGGATATCAATTTTGAGGCACAG GTTGCAGATTTTGGACTTGCAAGGTTAGCGGGTGATGCCAGTAGTACACACGTGACAACTCGTGTGATGGGAACCTTTGG ATACTTGGCACCAGAGTATGCATCTAGTGGAAAATTAACAGAGAAGTCTGATGTTTATTCATATGGCGTTGTGCTTTTGGAGCTTATTACGGGACGGAAACCGGTTGACCAGTCTCAGCCCTTAGGTGATGAAAGCCTGGTTGAATGG GCTCGACCTGTGCTTGCTCACGCACTTGAGACTGAAAATTTTGAAGATGTAGTAGATCCTAGGCTTGGAAACAACTTTGTTGCGAGTGAGATGTTCCGGATGATTGAAGCAGCTGCAGCTTGCGTGCGTCATTCAGGCTCTAAGAGGCCTCGGATGAGTCAG GTGGTTAGAGCTCTTGATTCAATGGATGAGCTGTCGGATCTGTCCAATGGAGTGAAACCTGGGCAAAGTGGAATTTTTGAGTCAAGGGAACAATCTGCACAGATAAGAATGTTTCAAAAGATGGCATTTGGAAGTCAAGAGTACAGTTCAGATTTCTTCAATTACTCCCAAGGCAGCTACAGAAGTTGA